ATTGACCGCCGCCGCGCGATGGTCCAGATCACGAACGTGTCCTCGACGCCGCGCGAGGGCGAGCACCTCATGCCGGGCACGACACTCGATGTCGCGGTGACGTTCCGAACGCAGCTCGAGCTGAACGCCTGGGACCTCACGGTCGCGCTCGTCAACCAGCTCGGCACGACGGTACTCGTCACCTCGACGCACGCCTCGGGGCTGAAGAACGCGCCGCTGTCGGTCGGTGAGCACACGATTCGCTTTACCCTGCCGAACCTCTCGATCGGCGCGGGCGACTACCTCGTCACGACGACGTTCCAGGACGACCAGCGGCACGAGCTCGCACGCCGCGACGACCTCGGTGAGTTCCGTGCCGAGGCCGGCCCCGAGAGCATCGGCCCGGTGTACGCGGCCGCCGCATCGACGTTTACCAGTGGAGGAAGCCGTGCCTAGCTCACCCGAACCCGTTGTCGTCATGACCCTGATGGTGCGCGACGAGATCGATCTCATCCGCACCTGGCTCGATTACCACCTCTCCCAGGGGTTCACTCAGATCATCGTCACCGACAACGGGTCGGTCGACGGCACGCGCGAGGTGCTCGGCGAGTACGCCGACGCAGGCCGCATCGAGCTGCACGACCGGCTGGAGCAGGACAAGCGGCAGTTCGAGGTCGTCACAGGCATGGCCCGCCGCGCCTCGAGCGAGTACGGCGCCGATTGGGTACTGAACTCCGATGCCGACGAGTTCTGGGTGACCGAGAACGGCGAGCCGGTGGCGGATGCGCTGGCTCGCCTCCCGGAGGCCAAGGTCTCCTACCCCGTCCAGGTCGTGAACATGTTCGGACCCGTGCTCGAGAGCGGCTTCGACATCACCGCCGCCGTGTGGCGCGACGAGCGCAGCCCTGAGGCGCTGCACCGGGTCGGCCTGCACGCGCATCCCACCCAGAACCTCATTCACCCCGGTTCCGACACCGTCGAGGTCGCGCAGGGCAACCACTTCTCGTCGTTCGAGCAGGCCGACGAGCTGCCCGCCGACATCGGCCTCGAGGTGCTGCACTTCCCGATGCGCTCGTGGCAGCAATACCGCGACCGCGTGCGGGTCGGCGGCGAGATCTACGCGTCGAGCCCCGACCTGCACCCGAGCCCCCGCCACCACCTCATGCGCGACTACCGCTGGGATGCCGTCGGGATCTTGAAGATGTTCTACGGCGCGCGCCACCCGCAGGGGCGCCGTGCGGAGGGTTTCCGGCAGGACACGCGGTTGGCGGAGCGCCTAACCGAGGCCGGGGTTGTGCCCGGTGAGGCCGTCGCGCTCGGCGCGACCGAGTC
The Gulosibacter sediminis genome window above contains:
- a CDS encoding glycosyltransferase family 2 protein; translated protein: MPSSPEPVVVMTLMVRDEIDLIRTWLDYHLSQGFTQIIVTDNGSVDGTREVLGEYADAGRIELHDRLEQDKRQFEVVTGMARRASSEYGADWVLNSDADEFWVTENGEPVADALARLPEAKVSYPVQVVNMFGPVLESGFDITAAVWRDERSPEALHRVGLHAHPTQNLIHPGSDTVEVAQGNHFSSFEQADELPADIGLEVLHFPMRSWQQYRDRVRVGGEIYASSPDLHPSPRHHLMRDYRWDAVGILKMFYGARHPQGRRAEGFRQDTRLAERLTEAGVVPGEAVALGATESAELDERFSHLDAVVVALEDERAAALAEADARLLEAARHNELQQEAAGGLQARIDELMVEVAELQRHNALQHERIEELADWGDERELFLSRHEQMKERIRQLDKDLTRADGELEDFRNRTIVRIAEAAKSPVDRIKGLLR